The Caloenas nicobarica isolate bCalNic1 chromosome Z, bCalNic1.hap1, whole genome shotgun sequence genome has a segment encoding these proteins:
- the EEIG2 gene encoding EEIG family member 2 isoform X2: MGAERGGRRGAELPRGAERAGGRPPGSPRPMAFIMMKKKKFKFRVELELDELSSVPFVNGILFCKVRLLDGGSFNGESSREVVQANCVRWKKKFLFMCKISASATTGILDPCICRVSVRKELKGGKAYAKLGFADLNLAEFAGSGNTTRRCLLEGYDTKNTRQDNSILKVLINMQLMSGDPCFKTPPSTAMSIAIPGESESLHEDRKGGENLKVVHLGIADVSSKSASVPDDLGACGHSRTSSYASQQSKLSGYSTCHSRSSSLSELCHRRNPSVGSTSTGIGSILEPCEEAEPKVTEANIDTSVKDAPSEKLCRHPVKQDSVESQLKRVDATRVDADDIVEKILQSQDFSLDSSAEEGLRLFVGPGGSTSFGSHHLPNRAGSGAYEQVVIKR, encoded by the exons atgggagcggagcggggcggccggcgcGGAGCCGAGCTGCCGCGCGGTGCtgagcgggcgggcgggcggcccccggggagcccccggcccATGGCTTTCATCatgatgaagaagaagaagttcAAGTTCCGCGTGGAGCTGGAACTGGACGAGCTCTCCTCCGTGCCCTTCGTCAACGGCATCCTCTTCTGCAAGGTGCGGCTGCTGGACGGGGGCAGCTTCAACGGGGAGTCCTCCCG GGAGGTGGTACAGGCAAACTGTGTCCGCTGGAAGAAAAAGTTCTTATTTATGTGTAAAATCAGTGCCAGTGCCACAACAGGGATTCTGGATCCTTGCATTTGCAGGGTATCTGTACGGAAG gAGTTAAAAGGGGGAAAGGCATATGCAAAG TTGGGATTTGCAGATCTAAATCTAGCGGAGTTTGCTGGATCGGGAAATACCACTCGTCGCTGCTTACTGGAAGGTTATGATACTAAAAATACAAGACAGGATAACTCCATTCTCAAA GTTTTGATCAACATGCAGCTAATGTCTGGTGACCCATGCTTTAAAAC GCCGCCTTCCACGGCAATGTCTATTGCAATTCCTGGAGAATCAGAATCTTTGCATGAGGACAGGAAAGGTGGAGAAAACTTAAAAGTGGTACATCTGGGCATAGCAG ATGTCTCATCTAAGAGTGCCTCAGTCCCAGATGACCTTGGTGCATGTGGACATTCCAGAACATCAAGCTATGCAAGTCAGCAGTCAAAATTGTCAG GATATAGCACATGTCACTCCAGGTCATCCAGTTTGTCTGAGCTCTGCCACAGGAGAAACCCCTCAGTGGGCAGCACCTCCACAGGAATTGGGAGTATTCTAGAGCCATGTGAAGAGGCTGAGCCAAAAGTAACTGAAGCTAATATTGATACATCTGTTAAAGATGCACCATCAGAAAAGCTCTGCCG acatCCTGTAAAGCAAGACTCTGTGGAGTCACAGCTGAAGAGGGTTGATGCTACCAGAGTTGATGCTGATGATATAGTTGAAAAAATACTCCAGAGTCAAGACTTCAGTTTAGACTCAAGTGCAGAAG AAGGTTTAAGATTATTTGTGGGACCTGGTGGAAGCACTTCTTTTGGAAGCCATCATTTACCTAACAG agCAGGATCTGGAGCATATGAACAGGTAGTGATAAAACGCTAG
- the EEIG2 gene encoding EEIG family member 2 isoform X1, translating into MGAERGGRRGAELPRGAERAGGRPPGSPRPMAFIMMKKKKFKFRVELELDELSSVPFVNGILFCKVRLLDGGSFNGESSREVVQANCVRWKKKFLFMCKISASATTGILDPCICRVSVRKELKGGKAYAKLGFADLNLAEFAGSGNTTRRCLLEGYDTKNTRQDNSILKVLINMQLMSGDPCFKTPPSTAMSIAIPGESESLHEDRKGGENLKVVHLGIADVSSKSASVPDDLGACGHSRTSSYASQQSKLSGYSTCHSRSSSLSELCHRRNPSVGSTSTGIGSILEPCEEAEPKVTEANIDTSVKDAPSEKLCRHPVKQDSVESQLKRVDATRVDADDIVEKILQSQDFSLDSSAEEEGLRLFVGPGGSTSFGSHHLPNRAGSGAYEQVVIKR; encoded by the exons atgggagcggagcggggcggccggcgcGGAGCCGAGCTGCCGCGCGGTGCtgagcgggcgggcgggcggcccccggggagcccccggcccATGGCTTTCATCatgatgaagaagaagaagttcAAGTTCCGCGTGGAGCTGGAACTGGACGAGCTCTCCTCCGTGCCCTTCGTCAACGGCATCCTCTTCTGCAAGGTGCGGCTGCTGGACGGGGGCAGCTTCAACGGGGAGTCCTCCCG GGAGGTGGTACAGGCAAACTGTGTCCGCTGGAAGAAAAAGTTCTTATTTATGTGTAAAATCAGTGCCAGTGCCACAACAGGGATTCTGGATCCTTGCATTTGCAGGGTATCTGTACGGAAG gAGTTAAAAGGGGGAAAGGCATATGCAAAG TTGGGATTTGCAGATCTAAATCTAGCGGAGTTTGCTGGATCGGGAAATACCACTCGTCGCTGCTTACTGGAAGGTTATGATACTAAAAATACAAGACAGGATAACTCCATTCTCAAA GTTTTGATCAACATGCAGCTAATGTCTGGTGACCCATGCTTTAAAAC GCCGCCTTCCACGGCAATGTCTATTGCAATTCCTGGAGAATCAGAATCTTTGCATGAGGACAGGAAAGGTGGAGAAAACTTAAAAGTGGTACATCTGGGCATAGCAG ATGTCTCATCTAAGAGTGCCTCAGTCCCAGATGACCTTGGTGCATGTGGACATTCCAGAACATCAAGCTATGCAAGTCAGCAGTCAAAATTGTCAG GATATAGCACATGTCACTCCAGGTCATCCAGTTTGTCTGAGCTCTGCCACAGGAGAAACCCCTCAGTGGGCAGCACCTCCACAGGAATTGGGAGTATTCTAGAGCCATGTGAAGAGGCTGAGCCAAAAGTAACTGAAGCTAATATTGATACATCTGTTAAAGATGCACCATCAGAAAAGCTCTGCCG acatCCTGTAAAGCAAGACTCTGTGGAGTCACAGCTGAAGAGGGTTGATGCTACCAGAGTTGATGCTGATGATATAGTTGAAAAAATACTCCAGAGTCAAGACTTCAGTTTAGACTCAAGTGCAGAAG AAGAAGGTTTAAGATTATTTGTGGGACCTGGTGGAAGCACTTCTTTTGGAAGCCATCATTTACCTAACAG agCAGGATCTGGAGCATATGAACAGGTAGTGATAAAACGCTAG
- the EEIG2 gene encoding EEIG family member 2 isoform X3, with amino-acid sequence MGAERGGRRGAELPRGAERAGGRPPGSPRPMAFIMMKKKKFKFRVELELDELSSVPFVNGILFCKVRLLDGGSFNGESSREVVQANCVRWKKKFLFMCKISASATTGILDPCICRVSVRKELKGGKAYAKLGFADLNLAEFAGSGNTTRRCLLEGYDTKNTRQDNSILKVLINMQLMSGDPCFKTPPSTAMSIAIPGESESLHEDRKGGENLKVVHLGIADVSSKSASVPDDLGACGHSRTSSYASQQSKLSGYSTCHSRSSSLSELCHRRNPSVGSTSTGIGSILEPCEEAEPKVTEANIDTSVKDAPSEKLCRHPVKQDSVESQLKRVDATRVDADDIVEKILQSQDFSLDSSAEEEGLRLFVGPGGSTSFGSHHLPNRIWSI; translated from the exons atgggagcggagcggggcggccggcgcGGAGCCGAGCTGCCGCGCGGTGCtgagcgggcgggcgggcggcccccggggagcccccggcccATGGCTTTCATCatgatgaagaagaagaagttcAAGTTCCGCGTGGAGCTGGAACTGGACGAGCTCTCCTCCGTGCCCTTCGTCAACGGCATCCTCTTCTGCAAGGTGCGGCTGCTGGACGGGGGCAGCTTCAACGGGGAGTCCTCCCG GGAGGTGGTACAGGCAAACTGTGTCCGCTGGAAGAAAAAGTTCTTATTTATGTGTAAAATCAGTGCCAGTGCCACAACAGGGATTCTGGATCCTTGCATTTGCAGGGTATCTGTACGGAAG gAGTTAAAAGGGGGAAAGGCATATGCAAAG TTGGGATTTGCAGATCTAAATCTAGCGGAGTTTGCTGGATCGGGAAATACCACTCGTCGCTGCTTACTGGAAGGTTATGATACTAAAAATACAAGACAGGATAACTCCATTCTCAAA GTTTTGATCAACATGCAGCTAATGTCTGGTGACCCATGCTTTAAAAC GCCGCCTTCCACGGCAATGTCTATTGCAATTCCTGGAGAATCAGAATCTTTGCATGAGGACAGGAAAGGTGGAGAAAACTTAAAAGTGGTACATCTGGGCATAGCAG ATGTCTCATCTAAGAGTGCCTCAGTCCCAGATGACCTTGGTGCATGTGGACATTCCAGAACATCAAGCTATGCAAGTCAGCAGTCAAAATTGTCAG GATATAGCACATGTCACTCCAGGTCATCCAGTTTGTCTGAGCTCTGCCACAGGAGAAACCCCTCAGTGGGCAGCACCTCCACAGGAATTGGGAGTATTCTAGAGCCATGTGAAGAGGCTGAGCCAAAAGTAACTGAAGCTAATATTGATACATCTGTTAAAGATGCACCATCAGAAAAGCTCTGCCG acatCCTGTAAAGCAAGACTCTGTGGAGTCACAGCTGAAGAGGGTTGATGCTACCAGAGTTGATGCTGATGATATAGTTGAAAAAATACTCCAGAGTCAAGACTTCAGTTTAGACTCAAGTGCAGAAG AAGAAGGTTTAAGATTATTTGTGGGACCTGGTGGAAGCACTTCTTTTGGAAGCCATCATTTACCTAACAG GATCTGGAGCATATGA